Proteins co-encoded in one Synechococcus elongatus PCC 6301 genomic window:
- the dusA gene encoding tRNA dihydrouridine(20/20a) synthase DusA translates to MLTVPELLDRTAVVRSHRLSVAPMLDRTDRHCRYFLRQISRRTLLYTEMIVAQAIQYGDRARLLDYDPQEHPVALQVGGDNPQWLADCARIAEDWGYDEINLNVGCPSDRVQKGQFGACLMARPEQVAQCVEAMRSASTLPVTVKHRIGIDDRDSYEELQDFVRIVAESGCDRFSVHARKAWLQGLDPKQNRTIPPLRYDVVYQLKQDFPQLVIEINGGILDLDQAQQHLQQVDAVMMGRAIYDNPYLLAAADAQLYGDHLEPRSRLQVVLAMMPYIEQQLSQGVRLHSITRHLLQLFHGCPGSRAWKRVLTEQGCKPGAGPEVLLAALEQVSESPILIPVRS, encoded by the coding sequence ATGCTTACGGTGCCTGAATTGCTTGATCGGACAGCTGTAGTCCGCAGTCATCGTCTGAGTGTGGCGCCCATGCTCGATCGCACCGATCGCCACTGCCGCTACTTTTTGCGCCAGATCAGCCGCCGCACATTGCTCTACACCGAAATGATTGTGGCGCAGGCGATTCAGTACGGCGATCGCGCCCGCCTCTTGGACTACGATCCCCAAGAGCATCCCGTAGCGTTGCAAGTAGGGGGCGACAACCCCCAATGGTTGGCAGACTGCGCCCGTATTGCCGAAGACTGGGGCTACGACGAAATTAATCTCAACGTCGGTTGTCCGAGCGATCGCGTTCAGAAGGGGCAGTTTGGCGCTTGCTTGATGGCGCGACCAGAGCAGGTAGCGCAGTGTGTAGAGGCAATGCGATCGGCCTCAACTCTCCCCGTGACAGTCAAGCATCGGATTGGCATTGACGATCGCGACAGCTATGAGGAACTGCAGGACTTTGTGCGCATCGTAGCTGAGAGTGGCTGCGATCGCTTCAGCGTCCACGCCCGCAAAGCTTGGCTGCAAGGGCTCGATCCCAAGCAAAACCGCACGATCCCGCCGTTGCGCTACGACGTGGTTTATCAACTCAAGCAGGATTTTCCGCAGTTGGTGATCGAAATCAATGGCGGCATTCTTGATCTGGATCAGGCTCAGCAGCATTTACAACAGGTTGATGCTGTCATGATGGGTCGCGCCATTTATGACAATCCCTATTTGCTAGCGGCAGCAGACGCGCAACTCTACGGCGATCACCTTGAACCGCGATCGCGATTGCAAGTGGTCCTGGCAATGATGCCTTACATTGAACAGCAGCTCAGCCAAGGTGTCCGATTGCATAGCATCACGCGTCATCTGCTACAGCTCTTCCACGGTTGTCCAGGTAGCCGAGCCTGGAAACGGGTCCTGACTGAGCAAGGCTGCAAACCTGGTGCGGGTCCAGAAGTGCTGTTAGCGGCGCTGGAGCAAGTGTCGGAATCGCCTATCCTGATTCCCGTCCGTTCTTGA
- the pheS gene encoding phenylalanine--tRNA ligase subunit alpha, giving the protein MLSQLSELEAQLEALQTRALEAIATASDREALEQLRIAFLGKKGELSAILGAMGKLDASDRPRIGGLANTVKARISTDLDERREALGKAELEARLIAEAIDVTMPGQYRPQGHLHPLQSTIDRILDILVGLGYQVAEGPEMESDYYNFEALNMPADHPARDMQDTFYLTDGNLLRTHTSSVQIRHMEEQEPPIRVVAPGRVYRRDAVDATHSAVFHQVELLAVDEGLTFTDLKGTVKTLIQALFGDLPIRFRASFFPFTEPSAEVDVLWQGKWLEVLGCGMVDPNVLKAVGCDPETYSGFAAGFGVERFAMVLHGMDDIRRLYASDLRFLRQF; this is encoded by the coding sequence ATGCTCAGTCAGCTCAGCGAGCTTGAGGCTCAACTCGAAGCTCTGCAAACCCGTGCTCTGGAAGCGATCGCCACAGCGAGCGATCGGGAAGCCTTGGAGCAACTGCGCATCGCCTTTTTGGGCAAAAAAGGGGAGCTTTCAGCCATTTTGGGTGCGATGGGCAAACTGGATGCCAGCGATCGCCCTCGCATTGGTGGGTTGGCAAACACCGTTAAAGCCCGCATTAGTACTGACCTCGATGAACGGCGTGAAGCCCTCGGCAAAGCAGAACTAGAAGCGCGACTGATTGCAGAAGCAATCGATGTCACCATGCCAGGGCAGTATCGTCCCCAGGGACACCTTCACCCGCTGCAAAGCACGATCGATCGCATTCTCGACATCCTCGTTGGCCTTGGCTATCAAGTCGCTGAGGGGCCAGAAATGGAGTCGGATTACTACAACTTCGAAGCCCTAAACATGCCCGCCGACCACCCAGCGCGGGACATGCAGGACACCTTCTACCTCACTGACGGCAATCTGCTGCGCACTCACACATCGTCCGTGCAGATTCGCCACATGGAAGAGCAGGAGCCGCCGATTCGAGTCGTCGCGCCCGGACGCGTTTACCGGCGCGATGCCGTTGATGCGACTCATTCGGCCGTCTTCCACCAAGTGGAACTACTCGCCGTTGATGAAGGCTTGACTTTCACTGACCTGAAAGGCACCGTCAAAACCCTGATTCAGGCGCTATTCGGCGACCTACCGATCCGCTTCCGTGCCAGCTTCTTCCCCTTCACGGAACCTTCGGCAGAAGTCGATGTGCTCTGGCAAGGGAAATGGCTAGAGGTCTTGGGCTGCGGCATGGTCGATCCCAATGTTCTCAAAGCCGTGGGCTGCGACCCAGAAACCTACAGCGGCTTTGCAGCCGGTTTTGGGGTGGAGCGTTTTGCGATGGTGCTGCACGGCATGGACGATATTCGCCGCCTCTACGCCAGCGATTTGCGCTTCCTCAGGCAGTTCTAA
- a CDS encoding helix-hairpin-helix domain-containing protein, producing MKSDLLSIPGIGRTFVKDFARIGIHSISDLVGQDPSALYQSLCEVNAAEAHATSKNYLYVFRMAVYYANGGRDSTKLKWHVWKD from the coding sequence ATGAAGTCTGACCTTTTGTCGATTCCCGGAATTGGCCGCACATTTGTCAAGGACTTTGCACGAATTGGTATTCACTCGATCAGTGATTTAGTCGGTCAAGATCCCAGTGCTCTATATCAAAGCCTCTGCGAGGTCAATGCAGCAGAGGCTCATGCAACTAGTAAAAATTATCTCTACGTCTTTCGTATGGCTGTTTATTACGCCAATGGTGGTCGAGATTCAACAAAGCTTAAATGGCATGTTTGGAAGGATTAA
- a CDS encoding NAD(P)/FAD-dependent oxidoreductase: MEDSLQIAIVGGGAAGFFAAIACAEANPHAHITIYEAGPEPLSKVRISGGGRCNVTHHCTEARQLIQAYPRGGRALLGPFSRFQPQDTIAWFEARGVRLKTEADGRMFPVSDRSSSIINCLLGEAERLGIQLRLREPIIGVERHADGFQLQLRAATVTVDRLLLATGSSPSGYRLATALGHDLIPPVPSLFTFTVLDASLRALAGISRDRVQATQQVGGDRLKDTGPLLITHWGLSGPPVLKLSAFGARLLQQHRYSAELRINWLPDRSAEQVRLELQAMRSNESKRQLKNGRLADLPQRLWLYLLEQAGLPSDRRWGEVSNQQLTALWQTLTAGTYAIAGKGVFKEEFVTAGGVPLDSLNSQRMESKRCPGLFVAGELLNVDGITGGFNFQNAWTSGWIAGQALADHRSEAHLR; the protein is encoded by the coding sequence ATGGAAGACTCTCTTCAGATTGCCATTGTTGGGGGCGGGGCTGCGGGCTTTTTTGCAGCGATCGCCTGTGCAGAAGCCAATCCTCACGCCCACATTACGATCTACGAAGCAGGGCCAGAACCGCTGAGCAAGGTGCGGATTTCGGGGGGAGGCCGCTGTAATGTCACCCACCATTGCACCGAAGCCAGGCAGCTAATTCAGGCTTACCCTCGCGGCGGTCGAGCTTTGCTGGGGCCATTCAGTCGCTTTCAGCCCCAAGACACGATTGCTTGGTTTGAAGCTCGCGGCGTCCGCCTGAAAACAGAAGCCGACGGACGGATGTTTCCGGTCAGCGATCGCTCCAGCAGCATCATCAACTGCCTTCTAGGAGAGGCTGAACGCTTGGGCATTCAGCTGCGCTTACGGGAACCGATCATTGGGGTCGAGCGCCATGCAGACGGGTTTCAGCTACAGCTGCGAGCAGCAACTGTCACAGTCGATCGCCTCTTGCTAGCAACCGGCAGCAGCCCCAGTGGCTATCGCTTAGCAACAGCGCTGGGACATGACCTGATCCCGCCAGTTCCTTCTCTGTTCACCTTTACGGTGCTGGATGCGAGCCTGCGCGCTCTGGCGGGGATCAGTCGCGATCGCGTTCAGGCCACCCAACAAGTCGGCGGCGATCGCCTCAAGGATACAGGACCTCTCCTGATTACCCACTGGGGCTTGAGCGGCCCACCAGTCCTCAAGCTCTCGGCCTTTGGGGCAAGGTTGCTCCAACAGCATCGCTATAGCGCAGAGCTGCGGATCAACTGGCTACCCGATCGCTCGGCGGAACAAGTTCGGCTCGAGCTCCAGGCCATGCGCAGCAACGAGAGCAAACGTCAGCTTAAAAATGGGCGACTGGCCGATCTGCCCCAGCGCCTCTGGCTCTATCTGCTAGAGCAGGCAGGTCTTCCCAGTGATCGTCGTTGGGGGGAAGTCTCTAATCAGCAATTGACAGCGCTCTGGCAAACCTTGACCGCCGGTACCTACGCGATCGCGGGCAAAGGTGTTTTCAAAGAAGAATTTGTCACCGCTGGCGGTGTCCCTCTCGACAGCCTCAATAGTCAACGCATGGAAAGTAAACGCTGCCCGGGGCTCTTCGTGGCGGGCGAGCTGCTCAACGTCGATGGCATCACCGGCGGCTTTAATTTTCAAAATGCCTGGACCAGTGGCTGGATCGCCGGCCAAGCCCTAGCTGATCACAGGAGTGAGGCTCATCTCCGGTAG